The Verrucomicrobiia bacterium genome contains the following window.
AGGTTTCGCGGATCATCTCCAGGACACCGATCTCATCATCAATGACGAGAATTGTTTCTCCCCGCCCGGCTGGCAGAGCCGGCCTTGCCAGTTCAGGGGGCAGTACTTCGCCTGTTGCCGCCGCCGGCAGGTAGATTTTGAAAGCGCTCCCTTTCCCTTCCTTGGACCAAACCTCAACAAAACCATCGTGGCTCTTTACAATTCCTTTGACCGTGGAGAGGCCCAGGCCGCTCCCTTTGCCGGCAGGTTTCGTTGTAAAGAACGGCTCAAATATCCGGCCCTGCACTTCGGCGGACATCCCCTGCCCGGTGTCTGAAACGGAGACTAAAACGTGAGGCCCCGAGACCGGCTGCGCTTTCCAGGCGGTAACCGCGTTCTCCAAGGTGATGTTGGTCGCCTCAATGGTGAGCGCCCCGCCTTGAGGCATGGCATCACGGGCATTGACACAAAGGTTCAATAATAACTGGTAAAGCTGGGTTGCATTACCTTTGATTGGGTAAAGCGGCAGATCGATCTTGGTGCGCACCGCAATCGAGCGAGGGAAGGCCTCTTTGACGAGTTTTTCCATCTCATAAATGAGGTGCTTGACGTTTAATAGAGCGGATTCCCCGGAAACACCTCGCGAGAATGACAGAATCTGCTTCACCATTTCAGCACCCCGCTCCGCACAGGTTCGCATCGTGCTCAGCAAGGCCCTGGCTTCGGCTGGGGAGTCTTCTTTAAGCAGGTCGATTCCCATCAGGATCGGCGCCAGGGCGTTATTGAGGTCATGAGCAATGCCTCCGGCCAGCGCCCCTATGGTCTCCATCCGCTGGGCTCGTAAGAATTGCGCCTCGAGGTTTTGCTTCGCGGCTCGGTCGGCAGATTCCTTGAGCGCCCGGCGGATGGCCGGCCCCAGTCGAGCCAGCCGGTCCTTCAGGACGTAATCGGTTGCCCCACGCTGCAGCGATTCA
Protein-coding sequences here:
- a CDS encoding response regulator; protein product: MFFRNEPENGQPETRDGQKPAGRQQPQPPAGIRILLLEDDAADAELVERKLKQEGLDCVLTHAKGQDDFEAALARGSFDLIISDYRLPGFNGLVALEIAKHKAPASPFVFVSGTLGEEAAIESLQRGATDYVLKDRLARLGPAIRRALKESADRAAKQNLEAQFLRAQRMETIGALAGGIAHDLNNALAPILMGIDLLKEDSPAEARALLSTMRTCAERGAEMVKQILSFSRGVSGESALLNVKHLIYEMEKLVKEAFPRSIAVRTKIDLPLYPIKGNATQLYQLLLNLCVNARDAMPQGGALTIEATNITLENAVTAWKAQPVSGPHVLVSVSDTGQGMSAEVQGRIFEPFFTTKPAGKGSGLGLSTVKGIVKSHDGFVEVWSKEGKGSAFKIYLPAAATGEVLPPELARPALPAGRGETILVIDDEIGVLEMIRETLEAFGYRVLTARHGGEAIALYHQYRGEIRALISDMMMPVMDGPTTIKTLRKIDPTLKVIGMTGLGSDATLVEKGRLEVQAFVKKPFSVEELLVTLRQMLDGEMRNGVVTV